The Candidatus Binataceae bacterium nucleotide sequence GAGGCAAGCCAGGTGGGGCCGGTTCTGGGTCTGGAAACTGGCGGCGCGCACGCCAGCTTGGCGCTAAGTTGGTCGGGCGGCTTGACCACCGATAGGTTGCCGGCGGGGGAGCCTCACGCTCGGACATTGGCGAACGCCGTGACCCGATTAATGGATCGATGCGGCATAGGGTTGGCGGACCTGGCGGCGATCGCGGTGGGTTTGGGCCCGGGGTCATTCACCGGCCTGCGCGTGGCGCTGAGCTATGCCAAGGGGATGACGCTGGTGGGAGGCTGCCGCCTGGTCGGGATTCCCAGTCTGGATGCCTTGGCGCTGTGCGCGGCGGTGGCTTGGCAGCCGACCCACGAGTTGCAATTGTGCCCGTTGCTTGACGCTCGCAAGGGCGAGGTGTACGCAGCTATTTATTGCGGGCAGCATGAGGGGTTGGTCCGGCTGTGTGATGACTTGGTTATCAAACCCCGGGAATTGGCTGCTCGGCTGCAAGAGCCGGTAGTGTTCTTCGGTGAGGGCGCGCTGGTGTACGCCGGTGAGCTGGTGGCGGCGCGCCAGGGGAGGGTGGCGGAGTTGGGGGCGGGGTGGACGGCGGCGGAGGCGATTGCGATCTTGGGAGCGGCGCGGCTGGCGCGCCATCAGATCGATAACGCACGCGGCCTGGAACCGCGCTATGTGAGGCCCCCGGAGGCCGAGCTCAAGCTCAAGCGGGCGAGCACGGCGGCCGGAGCGGAGGTCGTATGGAGCAGCGAGAAGAAGCGCTCGTTCACGAACATTTCGATGATGCGGAGCTGAAGGCGCTGTATGTCGAGCACCAGGAGCTCAAGCGCCAACTGGAAGAGTTCCGCGGCAAATTGCATTTGAGTAACGAAGAGGAAATCGAAAAGAAGCGGTTGCAAAAGCGCAAGCTTTCCTGCAAAGACCGCATCATGGAAATTTTGGCGCGATATCGATAGGCGGATTGCCCCTCCCCGCGGCGATTCTCCTTCTTAGCGCCTGCCGATGGCAGATGCCCAGTCGTACTATATCCGTCTTAGTCGAAAACGAATTCGGCGTGCTGGCCCGGGTCGCGGGACTGTTTTCCGGCCGCGGGTACAACATCGAATCGCTCACCGT carries:
- the tsaB gene encoding tRNA (adenosine(37)-N6)-threonylcarbamoyltransferase complex dimerization subunit type 1 TsaB, with translation MTSHASFKVESLLAEASQVGPVLGLETGGAHASLALSWSGGLTTDRLPAGEPHARTLANAVTRLMDRCGIGLADLAAIAVGLGPGSFTGLRVALSYAKGMTLVGGCRLVGIPSLDALALCAAVAWQPTHELQLCPLLDARKGEVYAAIYCGQHEGLVRLCDDLVIKPRELAARLQEPVVFFGEGALVYAGELVAARQGRVAELGAGWTAAEAIAILGAARLARHQIDNARGLEPRYVRPPEAELKLKRASTAAGAEVVWSSEKKRSFTNISMMRS